The Paenibacillus sp. G2S3 region GACATCCCTGAAATAAAAAAAATCCTTTCAAGATCCATGAAAAGATTAACCGCAGACTCACGGATATCTTCTTCATGTATCATGAAAGGATTTACTGATGCCTATTTAACACTCCTTACACAAAAAGCAAGTAAAAGAGTGCATTATTTAATTAACTGTTATTCCCAAACCTTATAGCCATCTTTGTCCACTACATTACGGAACTCTTCAAGCAATTTCAAAGTGATTGGACCCGCTTGTCCTTCACCAATGATTCGGCCGTCAATTTCACGTGCAGCAATAACTTCTGCTGCAGTTCCCGTGAAGAATACCTCGTCCGCTATGTAAACATCATGCATAGTGAACGGTTCTTCTTTCAGCTTAATACCCAATTTCTCACACAGCTCAATGATCGCCAGACGTGTGATTCCTTCAAGTGCTCCCAAATAGCAAGGAGGAGTGAAGACCACACCATTTTTGATGATGAAAATATTATCGCCAGATCCCTCAGTTACATAACCTTGAGCATTCATCATAATCGCTTCATCGGCTTCTGCCAGATTGGATTGAATTTTCACTAGGATATTGTTGAGATAGTTAAGCGATTTAATCTTCGGATTCAGTGCATCCGGAATATTACGACGTTGGGATACAGAAACAGCACGAAGCCCATTAATGTACGCTTGCTCTGGGTAAATAGCCAATTGTTCAACGATAATGATTACGCTGGCTTTAGGACAACGACGTGGATCAAGACCCAAGTTACCAGGACCACGGGATACGATCAGTCGAATATAACCGTTACGCATGTCGTTAAGGCGAATTGTTTCAGCCATAGCTTCCAGCATCTCGTCATAAGTGAGCGGAATGTCCAGCATGATCGACTTCGCCGAATCATATAGTCTGTCCAAATGCTCTTTGCATT contains the following coding sequences:
- the ilvE gene encoding branched-chain-amino-acid transaminase, which encodes MAEQWIYLDGQHVTKENAKVSVFDHGFLYGDGIFEGIRIYNGNIFKCKEHLDRLYDSAKSIMLDIPLTYDEMLEAMAETIRLNDMRNGYIRLIVSRGPGNLGLDPRRCPKASVIIIVEQLAIYPEQAYINGLRAVSVSQRRNIPDALNPKIKSLNYLNNILVKIQSNLAEADEAIMMNAQGYVTEGSGDNIFIIKNGVVFTPPCYLGALEGITRLAIIELCEKLGIKLKEEPFTMHDVYIADEVFFTGTAAEVIAAREIDGRIIGEGQAGPITLKLLEEFRNVVDKDGYKVWE